In Brassica rapa cultivar Chiifu-401-42 chromosome A06, CAAS_Brap_v3.01, whole genome shotgun sequence, a single window of DNA contains:
- the LOC108872193 gene encoding uncharacterized mitochondrial protein AtMg00310-like, with translation MTRFWWDNNENEKKMAWVAWERIAKPKSVGGLGLRDFQKFNDALLAKIGWRMIQKPDSLLCKTLSLQENTRLTMKINEENWSSVLGKYCPGGSILTATEASVMSHGWRSVLLGRDLLLKNLGWAVGDGKSINVWRDPWLSMSKQARPMGPPGEQAVDLTVADLMVPGGQQ, from the exons ATGACGCGATTCTGGTGGGATAATAATGAGAATGAGAAAAAGATGGCATGGGTCGCTTGGGAAAGGATAGCGAAACCAAAATCTGTTGGTGGGCTGGGTCTCCGCGACTTTCAGAAGTTTAACGACGCCTTACTTGCCAAGATTGGATGGAGGATGATCCAGAAACCAGACAGCCTGCTCTGTAAAACGctgtcactacaagaaaacacaagattAACGATGAAAATTAACGAGGAAAACTGGTCCTC tgtgttGGGTAAGTACTGTCCTGGAGGCTCCATCCTCACCGCCACAGAAGCATCAGTCATGTCACATGGATGGCGTAGTGTGCTGCTTGGCCGAGACCTTCTTCTGAAAAACCTGGGTTGGGCAGTCGGAGATGGAAAATCTATCAATGTGTGGCGTGACCCTTGGCTCTCCATGAGCAAACAAGCAAGACCAATGGGACCCCCGGGAGAGCAAGCAGTGGATCTCACGGTAGCAGACCTGATGGTACCAGGGGGGCAGCaatga
- the LOC103871211 gene encoding beta-D-glucopyranosyl abscisate beta-glucosidase yields the protein MVKFERVPLLLGLVLVLTLVGDPTKADGPVCRQAEKFSRASFPEGFLWGTATAAFQVEGAVDEGCRGPSMWDTFTKKYPGRCQNHNADVAVDFYHRYKEDIKLMKDLNTDAFRLSISWPRIFPHGRMSKGISKQGVQFYHDLIDELLKNKITPLVTVFHWDTPQDLEDEYSGFLSSNIVKDFTEYANFTFHEYGHKVKNWITFNEPWVFSRAGYDVGKKAPGRCSPYIKEYGPLCEDGRSGFEAYQVSHNLLLAHAYSVQAFRACKQCAGGKVGIAHSPAWFEPADLDSVGAPIERVLDFILGWHLHPTTYGDYPQSMKDRIGHRLPKFTEAEKKLLKNSADYVGMNYYTSQFGAHMKTEDTKNISWTSDSLVHWENKDVDKYQIGSQPAGGKLPVYSRGMRKLLKYIKDNYGDPEIMITENGYGEDLGDLHNDVKTGTNDHNRKYYLQRHLLSLHEAICEDKVNVTGYYVWSLMDNFEWQDGYKARFGLYYIDFLNNLTRHQKVSGKWFADFLKPGFPTSKIVREEL from the exons ATGGTGAAGTTCGAGAGGGTTCCTTTATTGTTAGGGTTAGTTCTGGTTCTAACTCTTGTCGGAGATCCGACCAAAGCCGATGGACCTGTTTGTCGTCAGGCTGAGAAATTTAGCAGAGCTAGCTTTCCTGAAGGCTTCCTTTGGGGAACCGCAACTGCAGCGTTTCAG GTTGAAGGAGCTGTTGATGAAGGTTGTAGAGGTCCAAGCATGTGGGACACTTTCACTAAGAAATACCCag GTAGATGTCAGAATCATAATGCTGATGTTGCTGTTGATTTCTACCATCGTTACAAG GAAGACATTAAGTTGATGAAAGACCTCAACACTGATGCTTTCAGACTTTCTATTTCGTGGCCCAGAATTTTCCCAC ATGGAAGAATGTCGAAGGGAATAAGCAAGCAAGGAGTCCAATTCTACCACGACCTCATCGATGAGCTTCTCAAAAACA AGATAACTCCACTAGTAACAGTCTTTCACTGGGACACTCCTCAAGACCTAGAAGATGAATACAGTGGTTTCTTGAGTAGTAACATTGT GAAGGATTTCACGGAATATGCAAACTTTACTTTCCACGAATATGGACACAAGGTAAAAAACTGGATCACATTCAATGAGCCATGGGTGTTTAGTCGTGCCGGTTACGACGTCGGGAAAAAAGCTCCGGGACGTTGTTCACCGTACATCAAAGAGTACGGACCTTTATGTGAAGATGGACGGTCAGGATTCGAAGCTTATCAAGTCAGTCACAACTTACTCCTGGCTCATGCTTATTCCGTTCAAGCCTTCAGAGCATGCAAACAG TGCGCTGGAGGTAAAGTTGGAATTGCACACAGTCCAGCATGGTTCGAACCAGCCGACCTTGACAGTGTTGGAGCTCCCATTGAACGTGTGCTTGATTTCATCCTTGGATG gcaTTTGCATCCAACAACTTATGGAGATTATCCACAGTCGATGAAGGATCGCATCGGTCATAGATTACCAAAATTCACAGAAGCTGAAAAGAAACTTCTAAAAAATTCTGCAGATTATGTTGGAATGAATTACTATACCTCACAGTTTGGAGCTCATATGAAGACCGAAGATACCAAGAACATAAGTTGGACGTCAGATTCTCTTGTTCACTGGGAAA ACAAGGATGTGGATAAATACCAGATTGGTAGCCAG CCTGCTGGTGGTAAACTGCCTGTGTATTCAAGAGGAATGAGAAAACTTTTGAAGTATATCAAGGACAACTATGGAGACCCGGAGATTATGATTACCGAGAATG gATATGGAGAGGACCTTGGAGACCTTCATAATGATGTGAAAACTGGGACAAATGATCACAACAGGAAATATTATCTCCAGAGGCATCTCTTGAGTTTGCACGAAGCCATTTG CGAGGACAAGGTGAACGTAACGGGATATTACGTGTGGTCTTTAATGGACAACTTTGAGTGGCAAGATGG